One window of the Magnolia sinica isolate HGM2019 chromosome 19, MsV1, whole genome shotgun sequence genome contains the following:
- the LOC131235659 gene encoding uncharacterized protein LOC131235659, whose product MAKENAIEMELKEDVMSHLPPSKLKDELIQKDEKKKNKNKNKNMNLDDLIMEADIVYSIIGLCELSDPKNIVIKRSHPHLEEGRIEDKKLERKLEPLGLKVNQIKQDKHCLFRAVEDQLALYSVRAS is encoded by the coding sequence ATGGCAAAAGAGAATGCCATAGAGATGGAACTGAAAGAAGATGTAATGTCTCACCTTCCGCCATCTAAACTTAAAGATGAGCTCATACAAAAagacgagaagaagaagaataagaataagaataagaACATGAATCTTGATGATTTGATCATGGAAGCAGACATCGTTTATTCCATTATTGGACTTTGTGAACTGTCGGATCccaaaaatattgtaataaagaGATCTCATCCTCATTTGGAAGAAGGTAGAATCGAAGACAAGAAGTTGGAGAGAAAGCTCGAGCCGCTCGGATTAAAGGTGAATCAAATAAAACAGGACAAGCACTGCCTCTTCAGAGCAGTCGAAGACCAGCTGGCACTCTACTCAGTTAGAGCTTCTTAG